One window of Marinomonas primoryensis genomic DNA carries:
- the acnA gene encoding aconitate hydratase AcnA: MNNSFDTQQQLTVNDEQFHIHSLKGFGDKAKRLPFSLKILLENLLRNEDGVNVKEQDIQALLDWDPHAKPAIEVAFTPARVVMQDFTGVPAIVDLAAMRDAMEKLGGDPAKINPLSPVELVIDHSVQVDGYGNNGAFDLNAKLEYERNKERYEFLRWGQTAFDNLKVVPPATGIVHQVNLEYLARVVFNEDRHGKKFAYPDTLVGTDSHTTMINGLGVLGWGVGGIEAEAVMLGQPISLLIPQVVGVKLSGRLPEGTTATDLVLTVTEMLRNHGVVGKFVEFYGDGLADLPLADRATIANMAPEYGATCGIFPIDDETISYLRLTNRDEEQLKLIENYAKHQGLWRNNGDEADYTDALELKLDDVVPSLAGPKRPQDRIALDKAGDVIRHHLKDFQDERMARHDKSSEGQARIENEGPVTSPNESVDEAQIKGAAIVKFKGQEFELNDGACVIAAITSCTNTSNPSVILAAGLVAKKAKQLGINVKPWVKTSLAPGSKVVTDYLEKAGLMEDLESLGFNLVGYGCTTCIGNSGPLASEISDAIQKHKLIVSSILSGNRNFEGRIHQDVKMNFLASPPLVVAYAIAGRTDIDVYKEPLAQAANGKNVYLKDIWPSVKEVSDLVKETVTKEMFAKSYANVYEGDSHWQQIQIPDGKLYDWNDASTYIKKAPFFDDMSIDPPGIPSIKGARCLAKLGDSVTTDHISPAGAIKADSPAGLYLQENGVEKAQFNSYGSRRGNHEVMMRGTFANVRLKNLLAPGTEGGVTRTQPDDNLASIYDAAMAYQENNTPLIILAGKEYGTGSSRDWAAKGSLLLGVKVVVAQSYERIHRSNLIGMGVLPLQFKDGESYESLGLTGQEQFDVDGLHDKTDDVTLVATNSEGKKVSFSADVRIDTPKEWDYYKHGGILQYVLRNMLD; encoded by the coding sequence ATGAACAATAGTTTCGACACTCAACAACAGCTCACTGTTAATGATGAGCAATTTCACATTCATTCTCTCAAGGGGTTTGGCGACAAAGCAAAACGATTGCCCTTTTCTTTAAAAATATTACTCGAAAATCTACTTCGCAATGAAGATGGCGTGAATGTTAAAGAGCAAGACATTCAAGCGTTATTGGATTGGGATCCACATGCCAAACCCGCAATAGAAGTCGCCTTTACACCGGCACGCGTAGTCATGCAGGATTTTACGGGTGTGCCTGCCATTGTTGATTTAGCCGCAATGCGCGACGCGATGGAAAAGCTGGGCGGCGATCCAGCAAAAATCAATCCACTTTCTCCCGTCGAACTTGTTATTGACCACTCAGTACAAGTGGATGGTTATGGCAATAATGGTGCGTTTGATCTAAATGCAAAACTTGAATATGAAAGAAACAAAGAACGCTACGAATTTTTGCGTTGGGGTCAAACTGCCTTTGACAATCTAAAAGTAGTGCCACCAGCCACCGGTATTGTGCACCAAGTCAATTTAGAATATTTAGCCCGTGTTGTGTTTAATGAAGACCGTCACGGCAAAAAGTTTGCGTACCCAGATACACTGGTGGGCACGGACTCTCATACGACGATGATTAATGGTTTAGGTGTACTAGGTTGGGGTGTTGGCGGCATTGAAGCTGAAGCGGTTATGCTGGGTCAACCTATTAGTTTACTTATCCCTCAGGTTGTCGGTGTTAAGTTGAGTGGCCGCCTACCAGAGGGCACCACAGCCACAGACTTAGTCCTTACCGTCACCGAAATGCTGCGTAACCACGGCGTAGTCGGTAAATTTGTGGAATTTTACGGTGATGGCCTTGCTGACTTACCGCTTGCTGACAGAGCCACCATTGCCAATATGGCACCAGAGTACGGTGCGACTTGTGGTATTTTCCCCATTGATGATGAAACTATTAGCTATCTTCGTTTAACAAACCGTGATGAAGAGCAACTTAAACTCATTGAAAATTACGCTAAACACCAAGGTCTGTGGCGCAACAATGGTGATGAAGCTGATTACACCGATGCACTTGAGTTAAAACTTGATGATGTTGTACCAAGTCTTGCAGGACCTAAGCGTCCACAAGACAGAATAGCTCTTGATAAAGCGGGTGACGTTATTCGCCATCATCTAAAAGACTTTCAAGATGAACGTATGGCTCGTCACGATAAAAGTAGTGAAGGGCAAGCACGCATAGAAAATGAAGGCCCAGTAACTAGCCCTAATGAGTCCGTTGATGAAGCGCAAATTAAGGGCGCTGCCATAGTTAAATTCAAAGGCCAAGAATTTGAGTTAAACGACGGGGCCTGTGTTATTGCGGCTATTACTAGCTGTACAAACACATCAAACCCAAGTGTTATTTTAGCGGCTGGTTTGGTTGCCAAAAAAGCGAAACAACTGGGTATTAATGTAAAACCTTGGGTTAAAACCTCATTGGCGCCAGGCTCTAAAGTAGTAACAGATTACTTAGAAAAAGCAGGGTTGATGGAGGACTTAGAAAGTCTTGGCTTTAATTTAGTGGGTTATGGTTGTACCACCTGTATTGGTAACTCGGGCCCATTAGCGAGTGAAATATCCGATGCCATCCAAAAACACAAACTCATCGTTAGCTCTATTTTATCAGGCAATCGAAATTTTGAAGGGCGTATTCACCAAGACGTTAAAATGAACTTTTTAGCCTCGCCTCCGCTTGTTGTTGCCTATGCCATTGCCGGTCGTACTGATATAGACGTATATAAGGAGCCTCTAGCGCAAGCCGCCAACGGCAAAAATGTTTACCTTAAAGACATTTGGCCAAGTGTCAAAGAAGTCAGCGATCTGGTTAAAGAAACCGTTACTAAAGAAATGTTCGCAAAAAGCTACGCCAACGTATACGAAGGCGACAGCCACTGGCAGCAAATTCAAATACCGGATGGCAAACTTTACGACTGGAACGATGCGTCAACTTATATTAAAAAGGCCCCCTTTTTTGATGACATGAGTATCGATCCTCCGGGCATTCCAAGCATTAAAGGAGCACGCTGTTTAGCCAAACTGGGTGACTCAGTCACCACCGACCATATTTCTCCGGCTGGTGCGATTAAGGCCGATTCCCCTGCCGGTTTATACTTGCAAGAAAATGGCGTAGAAAAAGCGCAGTTTAATTCTTATGGCTCTCGCCGAGGCAATCACGAAGTGATGATGCGCGGAACCTTTGCCAACGTAAGACTTAAAAACTTACTTGCACCGGGCACTGAAGGCGGCGTTACTCGCACTCAACCCGACGATAACTTAGCCAGTATTTACGATGCAGCAATGGCGTATCAAGAAAATAATACGCCGCTTATTATTTTAGCAGGTAAAGAGTACGGAACAGGCTCATCGCGTGATTGGGCCGCTAAAGGCTCACTGTTATTAGGTGTAAAGGTCGTCGTAGCACAAAGTTATGAGCGAATTCACCGTTCTAATTTAATTGGTATGGGTGTCTTGCCCCTGCAATTTAAAGACGGCGAAAGCTATGAATCACTTGGTTTAACAGGGCAAGAGCAATTTGATGTAGATGGCTTGCACGATAAAACCGATGACGTAACCCTAGTCGCGACGAATAGCGAGGGTAAAAAAGTCAGCTTTAGTGCCGACGTACGTATCGATACGCCTAAAGAGTGGGATTACTACAAGCATGGCGGCATTTTACAGTACGTGCTACGTAATATGCTCGACTAA
- the nhaA gene encoding Na+/H+ antiporter NhaA, whose amino-acid sequence MPNDSKNVLQRGLENIHHPFSNFIRAQTTSSLLLLLSTVVALWWANSAYSSTYLNLVHTPIGLILGEFELQTSLKHIINDGLMVIFFLLLGLEIKREVLAGDLANPNNRRMLIFCALGGMVCPAVIYSLFNWSLDSQTGWGIPMATDTAFALGVLTIVRKKIPVSLLAFIVGLAIVDDVGAILVIAIFYTHEISIIYLASAFVLLAFLALANYASVRQPLFYIIGGVATWWMMLKSGVHPTVAGVAIALTVPARPKLTSEKSLDKAKSIISSIQKKTHEVDVLGRSEDHEQIQKVRDLSERASTPLRRWEDALDLPVALFILPLFALTNAGVVFSISSFMDSIQHPVGLGILTGLVLGKFIGISGACWLGLRYNIGSLPAGINFKHVIGASLIAGIGFTMSTFIATLGFDVQPNQLHIAKTSILISSVLSAFLGVLYIWIISSKQHNEVAEDL is encoded by the coding sequence ATGCCCAACGACTCTAAAAATGTATTGCAGCGTGGCTTAGAAAATATTCACCATCCATTTTCCAACTTCATTCGTGCCCAAACAACCTCTAGCCTGTTACTTCTGCTGTCCACAGTCGTAGCCCTTTGGTGGGCAAACTCAGCTTATTCTTCTACCTATTTGAATTTGGTACACACACCGATTGGCCTAATTTTGGGTGAGTTTGAACTGCAAACGTCACTTAAGCATATTATTAATGATGGTTTAATGGTGATATTTTTCTTACTGCTTGGGCTTGAAATTAAGCGCGAAGTGCTTGCCGGAGATCTCGCTAATCCAAACAATAGACGCATGCTGATTTTTTGCGCCTTAGGTGGAATGGTGTGTCCGGCTGTGATTTATTCATTGTTCAACTGGTCATTGGATTCACAAACCGGTTGGGGTATACCTATGGCAACTGACACCGCATTTGCACTGGGTGTATTGACCATCGTGAGAAAAAAAATCCCCGTTAGCTTGTTAGCATTTATTGTTGGCCTCGCCATCGTCGACGATGTCGGAGCGATACTTGTCATCGCAATATTTTACACTCATGAAATATCTATAATATATCTGGCGAGCGCATTTGTGCTTCTTGCTTTTTTGGCGCTAGCTAACTATGCAAGCGTAAGACAACCGCTTTTTTATATCATCGGAGGTGTCGCAACTTGGTGGATGATGCTCAAGTCTGGCGTTCATCCCACAGTAGCCGGGGTCGCCATTGCTTTGACGGTGCCTGCAAGACCAAAGCTAACATCAGAAAAATCGCTTGATAAGGCAAAATCAATAATCAGCTCTATACAGAAAAAAACACATGAAGTGGACGTTCTTGGCCGAAGTGAAGACCACGAGCAGATACAGAAGGTTCGAGATCTATCTGAACGAGCCAGTACCCCCTTGCGTCGATGGGAAGATGCATTGGACTTGCCGGTAGCATTATTCATATTGCCACTGTTTGCACTGACCAATGCTGGCGTAGTATTTAGCATAAGTTCATTTATGGATAGCATTCAGCACCCCGTTGGACTAGGGATCCTTACTGGGCTTGTACTCGGTAAATTTATTGGCATTTCTGGCGCTTGCTGGCTAGGCCTGCGCTACAATATAGGCAGTTTGCCGGCTGGCATTAATTTTAAACACGTTATTGGAGCTTCATTGATTGCAGGGATTGGCTTCACCATGTCCACATTTATTGCCACGCTGGGATTTGATGTGCAGCCTAATCAACTTCATATTGCAAAAACATCGATCTTAATTTCTTCGGTTCTTTCCGCATTTCTTGGTGTGTTATATATCTGGATCATTTCTTCAAAACAACATAATGAGGTAGCTGAGGATCTCTAA
- the hflK gene encoding FtsH protease activity modulator HflK: protein MDKTDFQLPDIPITPKKIGMSIVIALVLYIGYSSYYTVSAESVGIVQRFGEYQYAVDPGLHFKIPFGVDSVIEVPIKRQLKEEFGFGTPGATFTEQIANPKEWKLETTIVTGDLNTALVEWVIQFRIVNAFDFLFKVRDPGAALRDISESVMREVVGDRTVDEVLTIGRQDIEASAQIKMQAVTSLYEMGLRIDQVQLKNVNPPKLVQASFDEVNEAKQERERVINVARGEYNKAIPRAKGRASQKVQSSEGYAIQRVNEAEGDSNKFNALLKEYIKAPAVTKRRLYLETMAEVLPKVTNKVVLDDKAASILPLLQLNKIKGDVK from the coding sequence ATGGATAAGACAGATTTTCAATTACCGGATATACCCATTACGCCGAAAAAAATAGGCATGAGCATTGTAATAGCCTTGGTACTCTATATCGGTTACAGCAGTTATTATACCGTCTCTGCTGAATCTGTTGGTATCGTGCAGCGCTTCGGCGAGTATCAATATGCGGTTGATCCGGGTTTACATTTTAAAATTCCTTTTGGTGTCGATAGCGTTATTGAGGTACCAATTAAAAGGCAGCTGAAAGAAGAGTTTGGTTTTGGTACGCCTGGCGCAACGTTCACAGAGCAAATAGCAAATCCAAAGGAGTGGAAGTTGGAAACAACGATAGTCACTGGCGATTTAAATACAGCTTTAGTGGAATGGGTTATTCAATTTCGGATTGTAAATGCCTTTGATTTCCTTTTTAAAGTACGGGATCCGGGCGCGGCGCTTCGTGACATATCAGAATCGGTAATGCGAGAGGTTGTCGGCGATAGAACAGTGGATGAAGTACTTACCATTGGTAGACAGGACATTGAAGCTAGTGCTCAGATAAAAATGCAAGCGGTTACCAGTCTTTATGAAATGGGCTTACGCATTGATCAGGTTCAGCTGAAAAATGTAAATCCACCCAAGCTGGTGCAAGCGTCATTTGATGAGGTTAATGAAGCAAAGCAAGAGCGAGAGCGGGTGATCAATGTTGCTCGGGGTGAATATAATAAAGCGATTCCTAGAGCAAAAGGGCGAGCAAGTCAGAAAGTACAGTCGTCAGAAGGCTACGCTATACAGCGCGTTAACGAAGCTGAAGGGGATTCGAATAAATTTAATGCGTTACTTAAAGAGTATATAAAAGCTCCGGCAGTCACTAAGCGTCGATTGTATCTAGAAACGATGGCAGAAGTCCTCCCCAAGGTGACCAACAAGGTTGTACTCGACGACAAAGCAGCGTCGATATTGCCACTGTTACAGCTGAATAAAATTAAAGGAGATGTTAAATGA
- the hflC gene encoding protease modulator HflC → MKKYIYVAIAFFIILLIAGYGSLYRVNETEQVIITQFGKPVGGIDNDAGLKIKVPFIQKANRIEKRILLWDGVANDMPTKDKLYITVDTFGRWRIKDPLQYFLRLRDERSAQSRLDDILGGETRNAVAKHKLIEIIRTTKGRESEVDPLLVNADRGRLLTIKRGRRQIEEDIYKAASGKLSEFGIELLDIRFKRINYNESVRQKIYARMISERQQIAERFRSEGAGEAAKIIGSKEKELQRIESEAYQEIQTIQGVADAKATAIYTSAYNQSKYSQELYTFVKTLETYRSVIDANTTLVLTTESDIYGLLKGVD, encoded by the coding sequence ATGAAAAAATATATCTACGTCGCCATTGCTTTTTTTATAATTTTACTCATTGCTGGGTACGGATCGTTGTATCGTGTCAATGAAACGGAACAGGTTATTATTACCCAGTTTGGGAAACCGGTTGGCGGCATTGATAATGACGCTGGCCTAAAGATAAAAGTACCTTTTATTCAAAAAGCTAACCGAATTGAAAAAAGAATTCTATTATGGGACGGGGTCGCTAATGACATGCCAACAAAGGATAAGCTGTATATCACAGTTGATACGTTTGGTCGGTGGCGCATAAAAGACCCTCTTCAGTATTTTTTAAGATTAAGAGATGAGCGAAGCGCCCAATCAAGGTTAGATGATATTCTAGGGGGTGAGACGCGTAATGCTGTTGCTAAGCATAAGCTAATAGAGATTATTCGTACGACCAAGGGAAGAGAATCGGAGGTTGATCCACTTTTGGTCAATGCTGATAGGGGTAGGCTTTTAACGATAAAAAGGGGGCGTCGTCAAATAGAAGAAGATATTTATAAGGCGGCATCAGGGAAATTATCAGAATTTGGAATCGAATTGTTAGATATTCGATTTAAACGCATTAATTATAATGAAAGTGTTAGGCAAAAAATATACGCGCGAATGATTAGTGAGCGACAGCAAATCGCTGAACGATTTCGTTCCGAAGGAGCTGGCGAGGCAGCAAAAATTATAGGTAGTAAGGAAAAAGAGCTCCAACGTATAGAGTCTGAGGCCTATCAAGAAATTCAAACTATCCAAGGTGTTGCTGATGCAAAGGCAACAGCAATTTATACATCGGCTTATAATCAATCGAAGTACTCACAAGAACTTTATACCTTTGTTAAGACGCTAGAAACCTATAGAAGTGTAATTGACGCCAATACCACGTTAGTGTTAACGACCGAAAGTGATATTTATGGTCTGTTAAAAGGAGTGGACTAG
- a CDS encoding IS3 family transposase (programmed frameshift) — MSGKRYTEEFKIEAVKQVTERGYKIAEVAERLGVSYKSMHDWIARYRKPEASRKAEDSAQSEIQRLKAELQRVTEERDIPKGGRRVLCRGVKEKYTFIKSRLNDYSIVVLCRTLQVHRSGFYAWLDRPKSRREQEDDQLAVTIKMHWLESGCVYGYRNITKDLKGEGKSCGKNRVLRVMRREGLKALIGYKRHPVFYSGAERNTAPNTLNREFIVPEPDQVWVTDFTYIRTKEGWLYVTVVVDLFSRLIVGWSMRSRATAESVIDALLMAIWRRRPTKKVLVHSDQGAQYTSKDWQTFLKDNNLEASMSRRGNCHDNAVAESFFSLLKKERVRNRTYQTRSDARSEIFDYIECFYNPKRHHGSNDGLSPLQYEKRYFTELETV; from the exons ATGAGTGGGAAACGCTATACCGAAGAGTTCAAAATTGAAGCCGTTAAACAAGTAACAGAGCGTGGTTATAAGATTGCTGAAGTGGCTGAGCGACTTGGCGTTAGTTACAAAAGTATGCATGATTGGATTGCTCGATACCGCAAACCTGAAGCAAGTCGAAAAGCGGAAGATTCCGCTCAGTCAGAGATCCAACGGCTCAAAGCGGAGCTTCAGCGGGTGACCGAAGAGAGGGACATTC CTAAAGGAGGCCGCCGTGTACTTTGCCGGGGAGTCAAAGAAAAGTACACGTTCATAAAATCACGGCTCAACGACTATTCTATTGTTGTCTTATGTCGAACACTGCAAGTCCATAGGAGCGGTTTTTACGCTTGGCTGGACCGCCCAAAAAGTCGACGAGAACAAGAAGATGACCAACTTGCCGTTACGATTAAAATGCATTGGCTTGAGAGTGGTTGTGTTTACGGCTACCGCAATATCACCAAAGACCTAAAAGGAGAAGGTAAGTCTTGTGGAAAGAATCGAGTGCTAAGAGTGATGCGCCGTGAGGGCCTAAAAGCGCTCATAGGCTACAAACGTCACCCTGTTTTTTATAGTGGCGCTGAGCGTAACACAGCGCCAAATACACTAAATAGAGAGTTTATTGTCCCAGAGCCAGATCAAGTCTGGGTAACTGATTTTACGTATATCCGGACAAAAGAAGGCTGGCTTTACGTCACCGTCGTTGTGGATCTATTTTCTAGATTGATCGTAGGGTGGTCAATGAGATCAAGAGCAACAGCGGAGTCGGTTATTGATGCTTTACTCATGGCTATTTGGCGGCGACGTCCCACAAAAAAAGTACTGGTACACTCTGATCAAGGCGCTCAATATACCTCGAAAGATTGGCAAACCTTCTTAAAAGATAATAATCTGGAAGCCAGTATGAGCCGTCGTGGTAATTGCCATGATAATGCCGTTGCGGAAAGCTTTTTCTCATTGTTAAAAAAAGAAAGAGTACGCAATCGAACCTATCAAACAAGAAGCGATGCTCGTTCAGAGATTTTTGATTATATCGAGTGCTTTTATAATCCAAAGCGACACCATGGATCCAATGATGGATTATCGCCACTGCAATATGAAAAGCGATATTTTACGGAGCTAGAAACTGTCTAG
- a CDS encoding BCCT family transporter — translation MLFLISLAFSHYGNIRLGADDSRPDYSNLTWWYGPFLLCRGLLWLTFSYHHNLPMRISNLFYPILWERTFSPGAGQ, via the coding sequence TTGTTATTCTTGATCAGCTTGGCATTCAGCCACTATGGTAACATCCGCCTGGGCGCTGACGACAGCCGCCCCGATTACTCTAATCTCACCTGGTGGTATGGACCATTTTTGCTGTGCCGAGGCTTGCTATGGCTTACTTTTTCCTATCACCATAACTTACCCATGCGTATTAGTAATCTGTTCTATCCAATCCTCTGGGAACGCACGTTCAGCCCTGGGGCTGGACAGTAA
- a CDS encoding thiamine pyrophosphate-dependent enzyme, whose translation MAVTKTHKVVDHIVETLYKYGVRHVFGIPGDAINDLMDAIRRHGKVEFIQVRHEETGAFAASAQAKLTGKLAVCVGTAGGGAIHLLNGLYDAKLDHAPVLAITGQLPRSEIGNHSHQEINSTALFSDVAVFNQTLFASDSAPEIIQQACNSALIEKGVAHIALPADVATEQVEANIRCHPVAGTETGNTKPLASTLNNALSLIEQVEKVVVLAGIGAISARQQLLTLLKKCNAPFIRSLKAKVLLPDEHEYSLGGLGLLGTRPSLEAIENCDLLIMLGTDFPYKEYYPKNAKVIQVDKDIRHIGRRCPVDVSIVGEVSEVLDQLVVDLAQKDNDSFLTECRHQKMKWSREQGKKENLQDTPIKPQLLARSVGELANKDAIFLCDTGTVTAWVARHLPVTEQQLFTLSGNLATMAFSMAGAIGAQLKFPERQVIALIGDGGFSMLMQDFITAVNRKLPIKVIIFNNAKLGLIQLEQESSGYPDYKTSLKNPDFAEFARLCGGKGWSVSRPEQLVDALKEAFTSTDACVLDVHVDPDELVMPPKLELSQAVNYSIAKAKEFLNSND comes from the coding sequence ATGGCTGTAACAAAAACACACAAAGTTGTCGATCACATCGTGGAGACACTTTATAAATACGGTGTCCGACATGTCTTTGGTATTCCAGGCGATGCGATTAATGATTTGATGGACGCAATACGGCGTCATGGAAAAGTCGAATTTATACAAGTTCGTCATGAAGAAACCGGGGCATTCGCCGCATCAGCTCAAGCAAAGTTAACAGGTAAACTTGCTGTTTGTGTTGGTACCGCTGGAGGAGGCGCTATACATTTACTTAACGGGTTGTACGACGCGAAATTGGACCACGCGCCTGTCCTTGCAATAACGGGACAGTTGCCACGTTCCGAAATTGGCAACCATTCGCATCAAGAAATCAATTCAACGGCTCTGTTTTCCGATGTGGCTGTATTTAATCAAACGTTGTTTGCCTCTGATAGTGCCCCCGAGATTATACAGCAAGCGTGTAATAGTGCGCTAATTGAAAAGGGAGTGGCTCATATTGCGTTGCCAGCGGACGTTGCCACGGAGCAAGTAGAAGCAAATATTCGCTGTCATCCAGTAGCGGGCACTGAAACGGGTAATACAAAACCTTTAGCGTCAACATTAAACAATGCGCTTAGCTTAATTGAGCAGGTTGAAAAAGTTGTTGTTCTGGCGGGTATTGGCGCTATTTCAGCGCGTCAACAGCTACTTACATTGTTGAAAAAATGTAATGCACCATTTATAAGGTCGTTGAAAGCAAAAGTACTACTGCCGGATGAGCATGAATACTCCTTAGGTGGGCTTGGCTTACTCGGCACCCGACCATCTCTTGAGGCAATAGAGAATTGTGATTTACTTATAATGCTGGGTACCGATTTTCCCTACAAAGAATATTATCCTAAAAATGCGAAAGTCATTCAGGTGGATAAAGATATTCGACACATAGGTCGACGTTGCCCTGTTGATGTATCAATAGTAGGAGAGGTAAGTGAGGTACTTGACCAACTAGTTGTCGATTTAGCTCAAAAAGATAACGACAGTTTTCTCACCGAATGTCGTCACCAGAAAATGAAATGGTCAAGAGAGCAAGGTAAAAAGGAAAATTTGCAAGACACGCCAATAAAACCTCAGCTCCTAGCACGTTCAGTTGGGGAGCTTGCGAACAAAGATGCAATATTTCTTTGTGACACAGGTACTGTGACCGCGTGGGTCGCACGGCATTTGCCGGTTACTGAACAACAATTATTTACCCTCTCGGGAAACTTAGCTACGATGGCATTTAGTATGGCTGGTGCGATAGGCGCGCAATTAAAATTCCCTGAGCGGCAGGTGATAGCACTTATCGGTGACGGTGGGTTTAGCATGTTGATGCAAGATTTTATTACGGCAGTCAATCGAAAATTACCAATAAAGGTTATTATTTTTAACAATGCTAAGTTGGGGTTAATTCAACTCGAGCAAGAAAGTAGTGGTTATCCTGACTATAAAACGTCATTAAAAAATCCAGATTTTGCCGAGTTTGCTCGCTTATGTGGTGGTAAAGGTTGGAGTGTAAGTCGCCCTGAACAGTTAGTAGATGCATTGAAAGAAGCGTTTACTAGCACCGATGCCTGTGTGCTTGATGTCCATGTCGATCCAGATGAATTGGTTATGCCGCCAAAACTCGAATTGTCCCAAGCCGTAAATTATTCTATAGCGAAAGCCAAAGAATTTTTAAATTCAAATGATTAA
- a CDS encoding NAD(P)/FAD-dependent oxidoreductase — protein MDKVDVVVIGAGASGLMCAATAGYRGKSVVVLDHANKAGKKILMSGGGRCNFTNMDAAPKHFLSDNPHFCISALRRFSSQDFVDLVDRHGLDYVEKTPGQLFCEHSAKDLLDILLTELEWSGARLKLNTKIHNIDFQDGHTVVKTNQGDFICESLVVATGGLSIPSMGATGFGYDIAKQVGHNILATRASLVPITVQPDRKAQLAELSGIACDIAATANGVTFQEPLLFTHRGVSGPSILQITNFWQPGEALSINISPTLSLEELIDVRQSTPKKSFEGFLSSLLPKRLVDTIKTEFPWLTERSAQTSNEQIDNLFHYLTHFDIAPNGTEGYRTAEVTLGGVNTNEVSSKTFESQKQNGLYIIGEALDVTGWLGGYNFQWAWASGYCAGQYV, from the coding sequence GTGGATAAAGTTGACGTGGTCGTAATAGGTGCTGGTGCTTCCGGTTTAATGTGTGCAGCAACAGCGGGCTATCGAGGTAAGAGCGTGGTGGTGTTGGATCATGCAAATAAAGCAGGTAAAAAGATTCTTATGTCTGGAGGGGGGCGTTGTAACTTCACCAACATGGATGCGGCTCCCAAGCATTTTTTATCCGACAACCCGCATTTTTGTATCTCGGCGCTACGTCGTTTTTCGTCACAAGATTTTGTTGATCTAGTAGATCGTCATGGATTGGACTATGTGGAGAAGACACCAGGACAATTGTTCTGCGAGCACTCGGCCAAAGACTTACTCGATATCTTACTAACAGAATTAGAATGGTCTGGAGCAAGACTTAAGCTGAACACTAAAATCCATAATATCGATTTTCAAGATGGCCACACAGTGGTAAAAACAAACCAAGGTGATTTTATTTGCGAGTCGCTTGTTGTCGCGACAGGTGGCTTATCGATACCAAGCATGGGCGCAACAGGCTTTGGTTATGACATTGCTAAACAAGTAGGCCATAATATTTTAGCAACACGTGCTAGTTTAGTGCCGATTACCGTGCAGCCTGATCGTAAAGCCCAACTTGCTGAGCTCTCTGGAATCGCCTGTGATATCGCCGCGACAGCCAATGGCGTTACATTTCAAGAGCCTTTGTTGTTCACTCATCGCGGTGTCAGTGGTCCCTCTATTCTTCAGATTACCAATTTTTGGCAACCTGGCGAAGCGCTTAGTATCAATATTTCTCCGACCTTATCATTGGAGGAGCTAATAGATGTGCGTCAGAGTACCCCGAAGAAAAGCTTTGAAGGTTTCTTATCAAGCTTGCTTCCAAAGCGTTTAGTAGACACCATCAAAACAGAATTTCCTTGGTTAACAGAGCGCAGTGCGCAAACCTCAAACGAACAGATAGACAACCTGTTTCATTACCTTACTCATTTTGATATCGCGCCTAATGGAACGGAAGGCTACCGAACCGCTGAAGTGACGTTAGGCGGCGTCAATACCAATGAAGTGTCCTCTAAAACCTTTGAATCGCAAAAACAAAATGGCCTATACATTATTGGTGAAGCGTTGGATGTGACTGGCTGGTTAGGTGGCTACAACTTCCAGTGGGCTTGGGCGAGTGGGTATTGTGCTGGGCAGTATGTTTGA